A stretch of DNA from Acidobacteriota bacterium:
TAAGGAATCAGTGAAGGGGTGAAAATGTTCGGCGAAGGCGGGTCGGCTAGGTGATCTTCTGATCGGTGCGGACGATCTTTCCGCGGAGCCACTCGCCGAAGAAGTCGAGCGTTGTGACAAGAATCAAGATGAAAAGGAGAACGGTCGCGAAGCGGTCCCATTGCCCGAATTCCTGATAGCTGTGAAGAAGGAGCCCGATGCCGCCGGCACCGACATAGCCGATGATCGCCGCCGAGCGGATGTTGTATTCAAGCATCCAGAGGGCATGGCTCATAACGAGCGGCTTGAGCTGCGGGAGCATGCCGTATTGAAACGCCTGGACGGGATTTGCACCGAGCATCTTGAGCCCGTTGGTGACGGAAGATTCGACCGATTCGAAGGCGTCGCTAAAGAACTTGCCGAGATAGCCGATGCTGTAGAAGGTCAAGCCGATAACGCCCGCGAGCGGGTTCGGCCCAACGACTGCGACGGCAACAAGTGCCCAGATGAGCGACGGCAGCGTGCGGATAACATTGAGCACCATCCGGGTGCCGATATTGAGCCACTTTGGGGCGACGGTCTGCGAACCCGCGGCGGCGAGCGGCAAGGCGACGAGGACCGCGATCACCGTCGCCATAACGGCGATCTGAATGGTCTCGCCGAGGGCGGAAAGGACCTGCGGCGTTACGGAGAGATCGGGCGGAAAGAACTGCGAGGCAAAGCGGCGAAGGTTCTCGATATAGCCGAGATCGCGGCCCGAACCGCGAAGGGCCGGAAGCGAGATCACGACGGCCACGGCAAAGAGCAGCAGCGTCGCTCGGAAGGCCGTAAAGCGTTCACGCCACGAGAGTTTTGGAGGCACGGCGGTCATGCTGCGGTATCCGCGACCCTCCTTAATTCCCATCCGTCGGGAAACTCACGGCCGAGCCGAAGCTCGAGGTCGGCATAGCGGCCGACGAACTCCGTGTCGTGCAAAATGCAGATGGCGGAGCGGCCGGCGGTCTTGCATTCGCGGCGGAGCATTGCCATCACGCGTTCGGAGAGTGCAAGGTCGAGGTTCGAGGTCGGTTCATCGGCAAAGATCACATCCGGCTCCTGAAAAAGAACGCGAGCGATCGCCGTCCGTTGCTGCTCGCCGCCGGAGATGTTGCGGACGGGCTTGTGGCAAAGATGGGCGATCTCAAGCTCTTCGAGTTTCTGAAAAGCCGCCAGCTTTTCCTCTGCCGGAAAGCCGAAAAGAGTCCGCCACCAAGGGAACTGCCCGAGCTTTCCGCAAAGCACATTGGTCAAAACGCTCAGCTCTTTCGTCAGCCGAAGGTCCTGAAAAACGATGCCCGCGGAACTAACGGCGGCGGGCCGCTCAATGCTTCCGGCGGTCGGTTCAAGCATTCCGGCGAGGGCCGAAACTAGGCTCGATTTACCAACGCCCGAAGGCCCGGTGACGGCAAGGAGTTCGCCCGGAGCGAGTTTCCAGGACATCTCGGAGAAAAGCCTTCGGCCGTCGCGGTCAAGGGTTAACCCCTTGACTCGGACGGCCGTATGGCTAGTGTTCGACGCGGTTTCCGACATTTATTTCGGAAGCGTGGCAAGAGCTTCGCGGAGCGGCTTGAGGTGGCCTTCCTGCTCGGCCTCGACCAGCTTTGACGTGAAAAGCTTGTCGCGAAGCTCGGTGTTTGTACCTTCGTTCATCGCGAGCAATGCGGCCTTGAGCTTATCGCGTTCCGGGCCGGTCAGGTTCTTGCGGATTGCGATGATGTGCGTCGGCACGTCGCCCTGCTCGGCCACTTTTTTGAGCTTCGCACGCTGCTCTTCGGTGAGGTGTTTGTTCTCATCGAGGACGTAGTAACTGACTGCCGCGGCCTCGGCCTGGCCATTCAGGACACGTTCGACCGCCGAGACGTAGCCGGTTCCGAAAAAGACATTACCCGTACCGAAGAACTCTTCCGGGTCGGCCTTCTCGGAGATGAGCCCTTTCTGGCGGAGATCCCAAAGCGGCATCACATAGCCCGAAGTGCTCGTCCGGCTGGCGAAGGCGATCGGCTTGCCTTTCAGGTCGGCAACACTCGCGTACGGTTTTTCTTTTAGCGAAAGCCAGTAGCTTTTGTAGGTCGTCTTGCCGTTGATCTCGCCGACGAGTAGAAGCTCGGCGTCCTTGGCGTTGATCAGGTCGGTGCCGCTCAGGTAGCCGAGGTCGATGGTGCCGTTCGAGAAGCCCTCGTTAATCACGGCGGCCGAGAGCGGGATGATGACCTCGACCGGCCGGCCGAGTTTTTCCGAGAGGAACTTCGCCGCCGCATCGCGTTCGGCGATCATTTGGTCCGGGTTCTTGTCCGGCTTGAGCGCGACGACGAGCTTCTGACCGGTTGCCGCATTGCTGTTTGCCGTGTTCGAGGGCGACTGTGTCGAGCCGCCGCATCCGATCGAGGCCGCGGCAATTGCGGCCGCCGCGAAAAATAGCAGGATCTTTGTAAACATAATATTTTTCAAATCTAGCATTTTAGGAAAGCCGATTTCCATCGAGTGGATCCTGTTTGCCCGTTAGAACGTGACGTTAATGCCGGCCTGCACGAGCCGCGGCATCGACGGGAGAATGCCGCGTGTGCGGTCAACGATGAGCGTTTTGTCGCCGAGGTTTTTCGCCGTTACGAAGAACGTCGTTTTCCATCGCTCGACCTTGTAGTTGGCGGTAGCGTTCCAATAGGTTTGCGAACCAATCGGGCCGATCTGGCCGTTGGCCGTCGGTGCGAAAGCATTAAGGTCATCGCCGAACTGGCGGCTGACGTAAACGTTCTCGATGAATGCATGAAAACCTTTGGCGTGCGAATAGCCGAGGCTGGTTGTTGCCGTTGTTTCCGGTGTGTAGGGAAGCCGGTTGCCGGTGATCGAACACCGCGTCAGGCTGATTCGTTGCGATGCCGGGCAGAACGAATTCAGGATGCCGGAGTTGGTTATCGAGCTAAGCCGCGTGCCGCGAAACTCTGAGACCGGCAGCCAAGTAAGCGCCGTTCGAATAAATATGTTATGACGCGAAGCGAAGAATGCGTCGGTATCGAGCCTACCGCTGAACTCCATGCCCTGCTGGAGCGTCTCGCCGCCGTTGGTCAGTGCAGCGCCGATGCCGCCCGCAATGCTCGCCGGAACGATCTGATTCTGGTAATCGAGGCGGAAGAAAGTGCCCTCAAGCCGAAGCCCGCGGATCGGATTGGTGCGAATTCCGGCCTCGTAGTTCCAACTCCGCTCGGGGTCGAGCTCAACAACGCCGCCCGAGTTCGAGATGATGTCCTCGGCCCGAGGCGGCGAGAATCCGCGATGAACGCCGGCAAAGATGGTCGTCCGCGGGAGGCCCGAATAGGCGAAGCCGATACCGGGAATGATCTCTTCGACCGTCGTCCGGCCTTCGGAGATCGGGTTCGTCAGCAGGTTCCGCCGCTCGATCTCGATCCGCTCGAAGCGAACGCCAGGCGTCACTGAAAACTTGCCGAAGACGAAACGGTTCTGAACAAAAGCGGACGAGGCAAAGTTGCGGCGGATGTTGATCTCCGAGGGAACGCCCGCACGGTTATTCGGTGTGTCGCCATTGAGCTGGCGGCGGTTCTGCTCTTCCCAGTGGAGCCGGCCGCCGATCTGAAGCTCACCGCGGAAGCCCTTCCCGGAGCTGTATTGATAGGTCAGCTGCGGGGCGACGCCGTAAGTATCGAATTTGCGAAGCCGGCCCTCGTTGCCGCAGGTCGTGTTCAGGTCGGCCATCGAAAGGCAGTCGGGGTCGACGTTTAGCCGATTCGGCCGCTGGCCGGAGTTCGAGGATTGCCGCCACCAGTGACGGCGGAAAACATTGTAATAGGCGTTCGTCGTAAGCGTTACAGCCGCTGAAAGCACGGCCGAGTGTGAAAGCGAAGTTCCAAAGCGGTCGCCGTAGAAAAAGTCGTTGCGGAAGGGGTTCTGCCGCGGGTTGGCGGCATATTCTGCCTCGGTCAGGCCCGAATAGGTGACGTTCGAATCTTCGCCGTAGTGACTGAATTTGAACGTCAGCGCATTGCGGTCGTTGATCGTCTGGACGATCTTGACGGAGGTGTCATCGAGGCGGGAATTGATATTCTCGCGTGCCCCGTCGCCCTGCCTTCGGGCGTAATTGGCGAAAATGCCGGTGCTCTTGATCGTCCCGCTGCCGAAGACGCTCCCATTGAAATAATTGCGGTTGCCGCCCAATAATTTAAGGCCGAAGCTCGGCTTTTCGGTCGGGTTCGGCGTGATGTAGTTGATCACACCGGCGATGGTCTGCGGGCCGTAAACGATCTGGCTTGAACCTTTGAGTACCTCGACCTCGGCGTAACGTTCGATCGGCGGATGGTAATAAGAAGAGCTGTCGCCATATGGTGCGTAGGCGAGCGGCAGCCCGTCCTCAAGCAAGAGCACCTTGGTCGAGCGGGTCGGATTGGTTCCGCGGATGCCGATGTTTGGTCGCAGGCCAAAGCCCTCTTCATCGCGGACGTGGACGCCGGCGATCTTACGCAAAGCCTCTGAAAAATCAAAAACGCGAGCGGACTCGAGCGTTCGGCGGTCGAGCCGTTCCACCGCGCCCGGGACTTCATCGAGGCTCGCGGCCGTTCCAGCGAGATACGTTGACGAGACCATCACCTCGGCCGCGACCGGCTGAGGATAGAGCACTATCTCGATCCCGGACTCGGCCGGAAGTTCGATTCGCCGCTCGGTCCGGGCAAAGCCTTCGGCAGAAACCACGATGACCGCCTGGCCGCGAATACCGGTGAAAGAAAAGCGGCCATCGGTGCCCGTGACCGCGTTTACCCGAGTGCTTCCTGCAGAGTTGGTTGCCGAGACAAGGGCTCCGGCGATCGGCGAGCCGTTCGCGTCAGCAACGCGCATCGAATCGGCATTTGCCGTTGACTGCCCGAAAGCAGCTGCTGCAAGCGAGACGACGATGAGTGTGACAGTGAGCAAACGGGCCGTGAGACTCCTGAGCTTGGAGTCGGGACTAGGATAAAGATCGTTTGATATCGTATTCATGTAAATATCTATTGAAAATGAGTTTCAATTGCAAGAAGGATATTTTATGGCTCGGCCGGTGTCAAATCGCGAGAGGAAATTATGCCGCCAGCTATCCGAATGAACCCAAAACAAAAGAAAAAAGCCAGGCAATTACCCGGCTTTAAATTATGAGATTTCAGTAAGTTATAAAGAGTTTAGTGTCCCGTGAAGTGCGGCGGCCGCTTTTCGAAAAACGCGGTGACCCCTTCGCGGAAGTCGGCGGACTGGCCCGATTCGAGCTGGCATTCCGCTTCGAGCGAGAGTTGTTGGAAGAGGCTGTTTGAGAAAGTCGCGTTCATCATCCGTTTGATGCGTCCGAGAGAACCGGTCGGGCCGGCGGCGAGCTTTGCCCCGAATTCCTGGGTCTGCTGGACGAGTTCGGCGGCCGGGACGAGCCGATTGACCATGCCGAGCTGGGCTGCCCGTTCGGCTGAGAGAGAATCGCCGGTCATGAAAAGCTCGGTCGCGATCTTTTCGCCAACTGCCCGCGGGAGAAAGAACGTACCGCCGCAATCCGGCGAAAGCCCGATGCGGACAAATGCCTGGCGAAAGGCGGCGTCATCAGCGGCAAAGACGATATCGCAGGCAAGTGCGAGATTGACTCCCGCTCCGGCGCAAACTCCATTGACTGCGGCAACGAATGGCACGGGTGTATTGCGGATCAGCTTGATCAGCTCATGCAGTGTCTTCAGCGGGGCATCGAGAAATGCTTCAATGCGGCCCTCGGCCTGCCCGACCTGCTGCATCTCGCGGAGGTCGCCGCCGGCACAGAACGAGCGGCCCTCGCCGGTCAAAACGATGCACCGCGCGCCCTCGTTGGACGCCTGGATTATCGCGGCCTGAAGATCGCGTCCGAGTCCCGAAGAAAGAGCGTTAAGTGCATCGGGACGGTTCAATTTGATGGTGGCAACGTGGCCGTTCAATTCGTAGATAACGTTTTCAAAGCTCATAAGGATCGGGTATCACCTCTTCTGGGTTAGATTGGATCAAGCTTCAGGCAAAGCGTGCCCGCGAGCGGCTAGCCTCGTGGCACTCGCGGCAGAGAACTGTCCGGCCAACCTTCGGCTGAAACGGCACCCGGTCGTGCTTGCCGCAGTTGTCGCAGACTATTTCATACCGCTTTGGAGCGTCCTCGCTGGCGGCGGCCTTTTTTGACCGGCAGCGTGCGCATCGCTGAGGCGACATCAAATTCCGCTGGTAAAAGATCTCCTGTTCCTTTTCGGTGAAAAGAAAGGTCTCTTTACATTGGACGCAAATCGTTTCAACATCCGGCATAAAAGTCACTGCTCCGGGAAAATCTCTCTGGGATTGAGGAATACTATCACACATCGATTCGCGGCGTTAATCAATTAGGCCGGGAAAGTGTTGCGACGTGCTCGCGGACGGTCGGCCCGAGCGTTTCAAGGTTGTAGCCGCCCTCAAGGCAGGAGACGAGGCGGCCGCCGCAGGCCTCATCTGCCCACTCCATCATCGTCCGCGTCATCGCCGAAAAATCCGGATCCTCAAGCTGAAGCTGGCCGAGCGGGTCGGTGCGATGCCCGTCAAAACCGGCGGAGAGAAAGATCAGATCGGGCTTCATCTTTGAAGCGATCTCGCCGATCGCCGCGTCAAAGCCGGACCTCTGGTCCATGGCCTTTGTGAATGCCTTGACCGGAACGTTTAAGGTGGAGCCGAGGCCCTTGCCGTGGCCGGTTTCGCCGCGGGCACCGG
This window harbors:
- the phnE gene encoding phosphonate ABC transporter, permease protein PhnE, with translation MGIKEGRGYRSMTAVPPKLSWRERFTAFRATLLLFAVAVVISLPALRGSGRDLGYIENLRRFASQFFPPDLSVTPQVLSALGETIQIAVMATVIAVLVALPLAAAGSQTVAPKWLNIGTRMVLNVIRTLPSLIWALVAVAVVGPNPLAGVIGLTFYSIGYLGKFFSDAFESVESSVTNGLKMLGANPVQAFQYGMLPQLKPLVMSHALWMLEYNIRSAAIIGYVGAGGIGLLLHSYQEFGQWDRFATVLLFILILVTTLDFFGEWLRGKIVRTDQKIT
- a CDS encoding ATP-binding cassette domain-containing protein, translating into MSETASNTSHTAVRVKGLTLDRDGRRLFSEMSWKLAPGELLAVTGPSGVGKSSLVSALAGMLEPTAGSIERPAAVSSAGIVFQDLRLTKELSVLTNVLCGKLGQFPWWRTLFGFPAEEKLAAFQKLEELEIAHLCHKPVRNISGGEQQRTAIARVLFQEPDVIFADEPTSNLDLALSERVMAMLRRECKTAGRSAICILHDTEFVGRYADLELRLGREFPDGWELRRVADTAA
- a CDS encoding phosphate/phosphite/phosphonate ABC transporter substrate-binding protein, which translates into the protein MFTKILLFFAAAAIAAASIGCGGSTQSPSNTANSNAATGQKLVVALKPDKNPDQMIAERDAAAKFLSEKLGRPVEVIIPLSAAVINEGFSNGTIDLGYLSGTDLINAKDAELLLVGEINGKTTYKSYWLSLKEKPYASVADLKGKPIAFASRTSTSGYVMPLWDLRQKGLISEKADPEEFFGTGNVFFGTGYVSAVERVLNGQAEAAAVSYYVLDENKHLTEEQRAKLKKVAEQGDVPTHIIAIRKNLTGPERDKLKAALLAMNEGTNTELRDKLFTSKLVEAEQEGHLKPLREALATLPK
- a CDS encoding TonB-dependent receptor plug domain-containing protein — translated: MNTISNDLYPSPDSKLRSLTARLLTVTLIVVSLAAAAFGQSTANADSMRVADANGSPIAGALVSATNSAGSTRVNAVTGTDGRFSFTGIRGQAVIVVSAEGFARTERRIELPAESGIEIVLYPQPVAAEVMVSSTYLAGTAASLDEVPGAVERLDRRTLESARVFDFSEALRKIAGVHVRDEEGFGLRPNIGIRGTNPTRSTKVLLLEDGLPLAYAPYGDSSSYYHPPIERYAEVEVLKGSSQIVYGPQTIAGVINYITPNPTEKPSFGLKLLGGNRNYFNGSVFGSGTIKSTGIFANYARRQGDGARENINSRLDDTSVKIVQTINDRNALTFKFSHYGEDSNVTYSGLTEAEYAANPRQNPFRNDFFYGDRFGTSLSHSAVLSAAVTLTTNAYYNVFRRHWWRQSSNSGQRPNRLNVDPDCLSMADLNTTCGNEGRLRKFDTYGVAPQLTYQYSSGKGFRGELQIGGRLHWEEQNRRQLNGDTPNNRAGVPSEINIRRNFASSAFVQNRFVFGKFSVTPGVRFERIEIERRNLLTNPISEGRTTVEEIIPGIGFAYSGLPRTTIFAGVHRGFSPPRAEDIISNSGGVVELDPERSWNYEAGIRTNPIRGLRLEGTFFRLDYQNQIVPASIAGGIGAALTNGGETLQQGMEFSGRLDTDAFFASRHNIFIRTALTWLPVSEFRGTRLSSITNSGILNSFCPASQRISLTRCSITGNRLPYTPETTATTSLGYSHAKGFHAFIENVYVSRQFGDDLNAFAPTANGQIGPIGSQTYWNATANYKVERWKTTFFVTAKNLGDKTLIVDRTRGILPSMPRLVQAGINVTF
- a CDS encoding enoyl-CoA hydratase/isomerase family protein, with the protein product MSFENVIYELNGHVATIKLNRPDALNALSSGLGRDLQAAIIQASNEGARCIVLTGEGRSFCAGGDLREMQQVGQAEGRIEAFLDAPLKTLHELIKLIRNTPVPFVAAVNGVCAGAGVNLALACDIVFAADDAAFRQAFVRIGLSPDCGGTFFLPRAVGEKIATELFMTGDSLSAERAAQLGMVNRLVPAAELVQQTQEFGAKLAAGPTGSLGRIKRMMNATFSNSLFQQLSLEAECQLESGQSADFREGVTAFFEKRPPHFTGH
- a CDS encoding zinc-ribbon domain containing protein, with the translated sequence MPDVETICVQCKETFLFTEKEQEIFYQRNLMSPQRCARCRSKKAAASEDAPKRYEIVCDNCGKHDRVPFQPKVGRTVLCRECHEASRSRARFA